The proteins below are encoded in one region of Mycobacterium pseudokansasii:
- the thiC gene encoding phosphomethylpyrimidine synthase ThiC: MTMTLTTEPSAPSVTTGPIAGSSKAYRVLDGVPGARVPFRRVHLSTGDHFDLYDTSGPYTDPDAVIDLTAGLPARPGVVRDRGTQLQRARAGEITAEMAFIAVREGTPAELVRDEVARGRAVIPANHNHPESEPMIIGKAFAVKVNANIGNSAVTSSIAEEVDKMVWATRWGADTIMDLSTGKNIHETREWILRNSPVPVGTVPIYQALEKVKGDPTELTWEIYRDTVIEQCEQGVDYMTVHAGVLLRYVPLTAKRVTGIVSRGGSIMAAWCLAHHRESFLYTNFEELCDIFARYDVTFSLGDGLRPGSIADANDAAQFAELRTLGELTRIAKAHGAQVMIEGPGHIPMHKIVENVRLEEELCEQAPFYTLGPLATDIAPAYDHITSAIGAAIIAQAGTAMLCYVTPKEHLGLPDRKDVKDGVIAYKIAAHAADLAKGHPRAQERDDALSTARFEFRWNDQFALSLDPDTAREFHDETLPAEPAKTAHFCSMCGPKFCSMRITQDVRDYAAKHGLDSEEAIEAAMAEKSREFAEHGNRVYLPITQR, from the coding sequence GGCGCTCGCGTGCCGTTTCGGCGGGTGCACCTTTCCACCGGCGATCACTTCGACCTCTACGACACCTCCGGCCCCTACACCGACCCCGACGCGGTCATCGATCTGACCGCAGGCCTGCCCGCGCGGCCCGGGGTGGTGCGCGATCGCGGCACCCAGCTGCAGCGCGCCCGTGCCGGCGAGATCACCGCCGAGATGGCGTTCATCGCCGTGCGCGAAGGGACGCCGGCCGAGCTGGTCCGCGACGAGGTCGCCCGCGGGCGCGCGGTGATCCCGGCCAACCACAACCATCCCGAGAGCGAGCCGATGATCATCGGCAAGGCGTTCGCGGTCAAGGTCAACGCGAACATCGGCAATTCGGCGGTGACGTCCTCGATCGCCGAGGAGGTCGACAAGATGGTGTGGGCCACCCGGTGGGGCGCCGACACCATCATGGATCTGTCCACCGGTAAGAACATCCACGAAACCCGCGAGTGGATCCTGCGCAATTCGCCGGTGCCGGTCGGCACGGTGCCGATCTATCAGGCGCTGGAGAAGGTCAAGGGCGACCCAACCGAGCTCACCTGGGAGATCTACCGAGATACCGTGATCGAGCAGTGCGAGCAGGGCGTGGACTACATGACCGTGCACGCCGGGGTGCTGCTGCGCTATGTGCCGCTGACCGCCAAACGGGTGACCGGGATCGTGTCCCGCGGCGGATCGATCATGGCCGCCTGGTGCCTGGCCCATCACCGGGAGTCATTCCTGTACACGAACTTTGAAGAGCTGTGCGATATTTTCGCGCGCTACGACGTCACATTCTCGCTGGGCGACGGACTGCGGCCGGGTTCGATCGCCGATGCCAACGACGCCGCGCAATTCGCCGAGCTGCGCACCCTGGGCGAGCTGACCAGGATCGCGAAAGCCCATGGCGCACAGGTGATGATCGAAGGACCAGGCCACATACCCATGCACAAGATCGTGGAGAACGTGCGCCTGGAAGAAGAACTGTGCGAGCAGGCCCCGTTCTACACGCTGGGGCCGCTGGCCACCGACATCGCGCCGGCCTACGACCACATCACCTCGGCCATCGGCGCGGCCATCATCGCCCAGGCCGGCACCGCGATGCTGTGCTACGTCACCCCCAAGGAACACCTTGGGCTACCCGACCGCAAGGACGTCAAGGACGGGGTGATCGCCTACAAGATCGCCGCGCACGCAGCGGATTTGGCCAAGGGGCATCCGCGTGCGCAGGAAAGAGATGACGCGCTGTCCACTGCTCGATTTGAATTCCGGTGGAATGACCAGTTCGCCTTGTCGCTGGATCCCGACACCGCACGGGAATTCCACGACGAGACGCTGCCCGCCGAACCGGCCAAGACCGCACACTTCTGCTCGATGTGCGGGCCGAAGTTCTGCTCGATGCGCATCACCCAGGATGTGCGGGACTATGCGGCCAAGCATGGTCTCGACAGCGAAGAGGCCATTGAGGCAGCTATGGCTGAGAAGTCCCGCGAGTTCGCCGAGCACGGCAACCGGGTGTATCTGCCGATCACACAGCGGTGA
- the thiD gene encoding bifunctional hydroxymethylpyrimidine kinase/phosphomethylpyrimidine kinase, producing MNYLPVPPSGTTPLRVLTIAGSDSGGGAGIEADMRTMALLGVHACVAITAVTVQNTLGVKSFHEVPSDVVVGQVEAVVTDIGIQAAKTGMLASSRIISAVAATWRRLELGVPLVVDPVCASMHGDSLLAASDLDSLRAELFPLAMLVTPNLDEVRLLVDIDVVDGESQRAAAKALHALGPRWALVKGGHLRSSERSCDLLYGGADFYEFDAPRVSTGNDHGGGDTLASALACALAHGFTVPDAVAFGKRWVTECLRAAYPLGAGHGPVSPLFRLS from the coding sequence GTGAACTATCTGCCCGTGCCGCCCTCGGGGACGACCCCGCTGCGGGTGCTGACGATCGCCGGGTCGGATTCCGGGGGCGGCGCCGGCATTGAGGCGGATATGCGGACCATGGCGTTGCTGGGGGTGCATGCGTGTGTCGCCATCACCGCCGTTACCGTGCAGAACACGTTGGGCGTCAAGAGCTTTCACGAGGTGCCCTCCGATGTTGTCGTCGGCCAGGTCGAGGCCGTGGTCACCGACATCGGTATCCAGGCCGCCAAGACGGGGATGCTGGCGTCCTCGCGCATCATTTCGGCGGTGGCCGCAACGTGGCGCCGGCTCGAGTTGGGCGTTCCGCTCGTCGTCGACCCGGTCTGCGCATCCATGCACGGCGACTCGCTGCTGGCCGCGTCGGACCTGGATTCGCTTCGCGCTGAATTGTTTCCGCTGGCCATGCTGGTGACGCCGAATCTGGACGAGGTGCGCCTGCTGGTGGATATCGACGTGGTGGACGGCGAATCGCAGCGTGCGGCGGCCAAGGCCCTGCATGCCCTGGGTCCGCGCTGGGCGCTGGTCAAGGGCGGGCATCTGCGGTCGTCGGAACGCAGCTGCGATCTGCTTTACGGTGGGGCCGATTTTTACGAGTTCGACGCGCCGCGGGTGAGTACGGGCAATGACCATGGCGGGGGCGACACGCTGGCCAGCGCGCTCGCCTGCGCACTGGCGCACGGATTCACCGTGCCCGACGCGGTGGCCTTTGGAAAGCGTTGGGTCACAGAATGTTTGCGCGCCGCCTATCCCCTGGGGGCCGGGCACGGCCCCGTCTCGCCATTGTTTCGGCTGTCATGA
- a CDS encoding alpha/beta family hydrolase — MNLDRIAGIAHEPDGRANGVVVVTHGAGGSRESVLLQQLCDEWARRGWLAVRYNLPYRRRRPKGPPSGSAESDRAGIAEAIELCRGLADGPLIAGGHSYGGRQTSMVVAADGAAVDILALFSYPVHPLGKPERARTEHLPNITVPTVFTHGSSDPFGSITELRDAAALITAPTEIVEITGARHDLGSKTVDVAALAVDAALRLLSG; from the coding sequence ATGAACCTCGATCGGATCGCGGGCATCGCGCATGAACCCGACGGCCGCGCCAACGGCGTCGTGGTCGTGACTCACGGTGCTGGTGGTAGCCGTGAATCTGTTCTGCTGCAACAGCTTTGCGACGAGTGGGCGCGGCGCGGCTGGTTGGCCGTCCGGTATAACCTGCCCTACCGTCGCCGCCGCCCGAAAGGGCCGCCGTCCGGCTCGGCAGAATCCGACCGTGCGGGCATCGCCGAAGCGATCGAGCTGTGCCGTGGCCTGGCGGACGGCCCGCTGATCGCGGGCGGCCATTCCTACGGAGGCCGGCAGACGTCGATGGTGGTGGCTGCCGATGGCGCAGCGGTGGACATCCTGGCACTGTTCTCCTATCCGGTGCACCCGCTCGGCAAACCGGAGCGAGCCCGCACCGAGCACCTGCCGAACATCACCGTGCCCACGGTGTTCACCCACGGCAGCTCCGACCCCTTCGGTAGCATCACAGAGCTGCGCGATGCCGCGGCGCTGATCACCGCGCCCACCGAGATCGTCGAGATCACCGGCGCCCGACACGATTTGGGCTCGAAGACCGTCGACGTCGCCGCGCTGGCGGTCGACGCGGCGCTACGCCTGCTGTCCGGCTGA